acaaaatgctctaacagctatttattcttcgtttatctgcaaattagcaaggcccggaaaggatcgtttccggcaatctagggagtatctttactcaaaaaatttctgtacgctccgcgccaaccagtggtggcgctccgcttagatagtgtcaaaagcgcccctacagaccattctcgccccccttgaccaatacccctagctctgccactgctAATAACTGTACATATGACATTATAATACACAACTTTCTCAAAGCAATAAAGCACCAATCAAACAtaaatttttaaggttttttgcGCAAACCTTGATTATTTCTTCGTCCTCCAGAATCTCCTTCAGACCACCAGACTCAAACATTTCCTTCTTGTCATCAGATGCCAGTAAATCAAAGATGTAGGCCACGCCATCCATGGTAGACATTTTCAACAGTGTCATAGGACCTCCATTCCctagaaaaaaaagaggaaaaaagagaCGTTAAAACCCAGAGAGCCAAGTGATCACTTGCCTTTTGCATACATCATGTGAACATGCACACAACGGTTCTTGCACTTCATACAGTGCATTCACATTATAAAAGTTGTATGAAGTTAATTCAAGCTTGGCTTTACCTTTGGAGTTAATGCTATTGTAAGATTTAaaaatttgaccaaaggtgacatctaatttttgtttgtttaatcttAACTTACTAAGATGGAATCACATACTGAGTATGAAGATCATTCAAGATTTGGAATTATCCAGTAAACCAAGTTTTCagacttctggtgacctcatatgacctttgacctcaacctcTAGCCAGCTTTGAGGGCAACAGTCTTTGTCTACATGCCAACTCTTTAattaaaacatctaccaaaaaCTGGGTCTTTTAGAAATGCACCCACCAACTGACCCACTTTGGGTCAATGGCAACACTTACTACAGGTGCCCATATGAATCAATCCACCATTCTGAAGCGCACTTGTGGATATATGACATTATAACAGGATCCGACTGTGAGAACCTGGTTACCTAAAACTGCAAGGAAAAGCTCATTGGTAACAATGGTGACTACAAGTAATCACTATAATACTTACTCAACCTCACTCCTTTACAACCAAGAGATAAAACTAGCGGGGTTTCTTTTCCTACTTGCTCCTTCAGCTCAGCCACAACTGCCTTGCAATCGTCTATCGTCTCTATCAGTTCGTAGGCCTCCTCCCGACGTTTTGGCTTTCGGCGCAGTTTCTGGGTTGCTAAGTAGTCATGCAAGTCTTCCGTCTTGAATCCTCGCATCGTGAAAACTGCATAATCGTCATCGCCCACGACAAAATATTGTGGGTAAGATTTCAAAAACTCTGCAAGTTCATCCTGACTGGAGAAATTCTTTTGGATGTGTGAAAATTCCTCCCGATTGCACAAGACATTGAGCAGCTCATGAACGGGGAAGCCATTCCACTTTGAAATCTGTTTTCTCAACTCACAGATGATCTCTGCAATCATTTCTCCCGGAACCTTGTCCTTTTTCTCCTCGTCAGTCGGAATCGCTTGCTTGCTGAATCCGAACCCAGGGATAGTGTAACGCCGTCTGTCATAACTTATTCCACGGGCGAATGTTCTTGGAAATCTATTTGTTTTCATGCCACCAAGTATTGGGCGCACTCTGACCACTTCAAACTTTCCAGAGTTGCTACTGGCCTCATCACCGCCACCTTCTTCTTTGGACTGTACTATTGTAGAGAGGTTTGTCCCAACACCAAGAAAGCTTTCAATGTCAGTTATTCCAACCAAGATagttttcaactttgttgtgTCATACACTCCTTCCCCAAGATCATTGCCCTGTTCCTGTAGGGAAAAGTAGCATTCTGTCTTGTCCTCATTAAACCCGGTGACAGTCCCTGTGACGCTCTTCCGCGACATGATGTTTCTggtgtttgaaaaatttgaGCTGAAACCAAATGGGATGTCGACAATCAATAACCAAGATAACAGCACACATAAACAAAATGCTTCCAATCAAAGGAACTTACGAAAATCATAGACCTAGCAATGACATTGTGGACAAAGAGTCAATCTCCAAAGGAGTTATTCTTTCCCCAAGTAATATGCCAAGTACTATAAATCTGTTGTTGGTTAATACAAATTTCTTGGAAAGTATTGatgaagaaataaatttgaagctTCACAATTTCACTGGATTTTTCGATAACACTGCAGTTTGGGTTTTGGCTAGGACTACCTAGGCTAGACGAGAGCATAGAGACTATAGATTAGACCTAACCCTTGGCCTAATATTACTACTAGGCCCTAGGCTAAGTCAGATTCAGAAAGCAAGAACTTGAATAAGTGTGACAAGCCTTACTCATAACAACACATTAAAAGTAATTACAATCAATCTAGTTAAAAATGTGTAAGAACACATAGTATTGGTGTTGCGTTGCTTCAATCTACCCAGTTTAACAGTGAATCAATGAAGGTTGCAAACTGTCACTAACTTAGCGTAAGGCCTAATGCTGCCATACACTACACTTACAAACACGTGGACAATTTCTATTTAACCCTAACGTTTACCATTGAATTAGCCAACATGTAGAACATAGTAGCCTAGGCTGCTGTTACAATTGTTAGCTTTTCCAATACCTAAAAATACGAAACTTACAGGATAACTTTGCGAGACATAACGCGTTCCTCTACAACATTTTAATCAAGATgctttaattaaataaaataggAAGCAATTTTACCAAAACGGAGAAAAGATAATTCAGCTAAACAAATTAAGGCTTCAGAGGTTAAGTCTCGGGGATTTCCAATGGTAACTCTAAGCACTgagtagtacagtacagtacaggcGCTCCGTGTGTGTAGAGATATGGACGCACACGCTGTGCATGCACATAGGCGTGAAAATTGTTTGTGTATGTGACCGGTTTATGGCAAAAGTATCTGCTAGAACTACAGTAGGTTACTTTTTACAGGTCACGTTGGACGccgttacccccccccccccccaccccggccCCTGGCCCGGGAAGGGGTGAGAAGGGTATGGTGCATTTCCCCCAACAGAAATTTCCAGAGACGAAAAGGGGATGGCAAAATACGCACAGAGTATATAAATACACTATAACAATTGGagttaaaatgatggaaatttTGGCACCATGAATTTTGCATCCGAGCCTCCTTCCACCTTTCCGAAGCAAAACTAACCTCACCCCTAAGGCCCCTCCCCAAACAAACTTCAGCCAAATTGTGTACCCCTCCCCGATCTCAAAATTCTAATTCGCTGCAGATGGCACAGTCCGTACGGGGTCATGAAAAGTAATATCAGAAAGACGACTGATCGATATGATGGGGGCATAGGCGTATGGGACCATTTCggtttggggggcagaaacttttgtgcccgaaatttcccgtgacactatcttagcggagcgccacgatcggttggcgcgtagcgtacaagattttttttggcaaattatgcctctcagattgccggaaatggcacttctgaggccttgcaagttgcatctaaacattctttattttataatctcacgtttagaaatttacacttccccaaaaatttggtaaattagaagaagaagaaaaaatggtaacatcactttgacggGGAAaactaggacagtatattttttaactcctatttagttacggtattttgggggaaatttggggggcagtctgccccctaccccccgcctcgtacgcccaTGGATGGGGGACAAAATAATGTCTCAAAACGTCCAAATTTCTGTATTGTATCTTTGATTATTTCGCCTTGTCTAAATTAAAATCGATGCCATTTCACTTTGCCATTCGATGCCATTTCGACTTATATATAGAAACATCGACTTTATTTCGGCCTTTTCAATGTTTCTCGAACTTTTGATTTTTCCTTACGAAATatgcataaattataaataatatattattataaataaatatatttaaaaattacattaatttgACATTGTCTGACAATCCTATTGCTAACTGCAAAAGATCCAACTAAATGATCCAAACTCGGCTGTCACTGGAGTGCAACCTTAATAGGAAAGTGGTTAGGGTCAACCGTTCGGGTCAACACATGTAGGGACTAACTTGCAACAATTAAGTCTTCCCAATATTTTGTATATCAGGGGAGTAGCACATCCCTCGTTCCCCCGTTCCTATAGCCAGTGGAATGCACAGGATTTCTAAGACGGCGTGGGGAAATAAAAGTTTCCCGGACTGCTTCAGATGTGGATCGAAATctttatggaagggccagagCCTGACCTCGGGAATCTGCCCTGGGGTCATTGAGGCCGAATCCCATGGTTCTGGGCTTCTCCCACATATCAAAATATAATAGGCCTATAGACGTCATATGATGCAttatgagatattgtacttctaATCTCAAGTTATGCTCATACTTGGTTATAAATTCAAAATACTGCAGGAATGGCTTGAACAGTTATGGAAGTACCAAAGGCGAATCAATGATGTTATTAAGGAGGTGGTTACCTGGGCCATTCAGGAAGCCGTAGCCGATGAATGAATCTCGTCAAATGGCCGGGTGTATTCCGCCAAAATTGCAACAGGTGGTGGTCACCCTTCGGGAGTAAGTTCTTTTAAAGTACATtataatacattatttttgCCTCTAATAAGATAAGGTATACCACAGAAGCGCTGCAAGTTGCCATTCAAAGTATAAACTTTATAATCAATCATTCTGCTGATTCAAACTGCACCGAATGCGGATATAACTGTACAACTAACCTTAGTGTACCTTAATGGCGAATTGTCTCAGAGATCCTCACAAGCGTTTAAGAGAgacatatttcttattttcatataaGGTATGAGGTGCTAACATCTTTTTAGTTCTTTGGGTGCTAACGAAAAATTGTGAATgatttcagttatatatatatctatatcggTAACTTTGTGTAGTGTAGCCTCTGTCATAGCTTTTTGCTGTTTTCGGCTAATCGTAAGGCTTTCTACTTTTTGTACTCCGGATTTCCCCCATAATAAAACCAGTCACTGTTTCTGTTGGCATGGGATTAAAATTGACATTAATTaacccaggggcgtatccaggattttccaaaaggggggggggcgccaggcattaatgatcgccgtcctgggggatgggtctaaggggaggggtgtacaatttttgctttcaaagaagggctgaaatacaaaatggtgtcataagcatgggcggcgatccgtacttccgagtggggggggggggggggatatgaccttgttgactatctaagcgtagcgccaccatgagttggcgcgaagcgtacaagaaaattttgggattaacaaaccctctagatggccggaaacggcacttcccgaggtttccaagcggcatatacccaactttaaaatagggatgtcatgtccgaaatatctcataatcaggatccaaaatactttttttttaaatttcgggtgttattttgggaaaattgcccctgtcaatcttgtttcaggcccaacgttagaatgttcgagagctctgttatattattcgatgaagaaaatggcctcatgcaggctattataggcctatacacatgcaatacacaattacacatagttacattcctaggtaccgattgctagggcatccaggtgaaacgtgtattaagcattaccctggttatatgagattctcagctgttcgagggaacatgtacgtgtgtaggcctactatagggcctatatgaatactatgagggtgcatatatgtactatatcaataccgtgggcgcaataatacattttgttgttatagggccaatgaagcctacagtcaactatttttgctttataaagacgctttatttgaaaagatcgcactgcgtttatggtaggcgagaaatgaagctaaaaagagcattacatcccctccacccattttcatggggggatatatcccccctccacccaggatcgccgcccatggccatatgtgatccatttttcgaccttaataataagcaacatttccagtaaatatggacacaaaatgcacaatttattatggctggcatgtcatttagtgtttatagtgataatacaaacacaactaccatctatgtttctaaaactattatgccgccgaacttcgccagaacctttttttggcaaacaaaaaataaagcatacgggagggggggggggttgagcgatcaccgacatctcacataacggtcgtcatcaattttttttttgtttttttttggctaaacttttttttttttggtgacggccaatagggcgcgcgcctgttgcgcccccctggatacgcccctgattaaCCGATGGATATTTTGCCTAGGAGCTCCAAATATTATTTCTACACAGAGGCATGCCCGCTGCATTGCTTAATGACGTCATTAACCATGTGTTCACACTTTGGCAATGGCGCCACACTACACTAGTATTATACtaagtactagtagtagtaccacATATGCAATACATTACGCCAC
Above is a genomic segment from Apostichopus japonicus isolate 1M-3 chromosome 5, ASM3797524v1, whole genome shotgun sequence containing:
- the LOC139967427 gene encoding uncharacterized protein isoform X2, producing the protein MSRKSVTGTVTGFNEDKTECYFSLQEQGNDLGEGVYDTTKLKTILVGITDIESFLGVGTNLSTIVQSKEEGGGDEASSNSGKFEVVRVRPILGGMKTNRFPRTFARGISYDRRRYTIPGFGFSKQAIPTDEEKKDKVPGEMIAEIICELRKQISKWNGFPVHELLNVLCNREEFSHIQKNFSSQDELAEFLKSYPQYFVVGDDDYAVFTMRGFKTEDLHDYLATQKLRRKPKRREEAYELIETIDDCKAVVAELKEQVGKETPLVLSLGCKGVRLRNGGPMTLLKMSTMDGVAYIFDLLASDDKKEMFESGGLKEILEDEEIIKVTYDCRTEQKALYSQFDVVLRNVFDVSIAYTVISEQCHVTSRSAPKFRPARPKFSELCSIFGVRKPRNQRAFMEQMNSTKDFWATRPLTDEMLDFAIDDVLCLVPVIYRDLDRFISPLWWPLYETRVEETLQRSKKLEEDMGEDDEEGERDEEEEEEEVAQASA
- the LOC139967427 gene encoding uncharacterized protein isoform X1, whose protein sequence is MSRKVILSNFSNTRNIMSRKSVTGTVTGFNEDKTECYFSLQEQGNDLGEGVYDTTKLKTILVGITDIESFLGVGTNLSTIVQSKEEGGGDEASSNSGKFEVVRVRPILGGMKTNRFPRTFARGISYDRRRYTIPGFGFSKQAIPTDEEKKDKVPGEMIAEIICELRKQISKWNGFPVHELLNVLCNREEFSHIQKNFSSQDELAEFLKSYPQYFVVGDDDYAVFTMRGFKTEDLHDYLATQKLRRKPKRREEAYELIETIDDCKAVVAELKEQVGKETPLVLSLGCKGVRLRNGGPMTLLKMSTMDGVAYIFDLLASDDKKEMFESGGLKEILEDEEIIKVTYDCRTEQKALYSQFDVVLRNVFDVSIAYTVISEQCHVTSRSAPKFRPARPKFSELCSIFGVRKPRNQRAFMEQMNSTKDFWATRPLTDEMLDFAIDDVLCLVPVIYRDLDRFISPLWWPLYETRVEETLQRSKKLEEDMGEDDEEGERDEEEEEEEVAQASA